In Shewanella sp. VB17, a single genomic region encodes these proteins:
- a CDS encoding NfeD family protein gives MELTDPIIIWGSVGLLLMLAELIIPGGIVILLGGACLIVALSLGIGLVEGIAQSLTLWFIVSIIFLLGFRQVTQKIVGGDSHVGNTDEELDIYNQIALVKEAIGPAQHPGRIEFQGTEWSALGDGSEIAVGAEVRIICRENIGLIVEPIKHAK, from the coding sequence ATGGAGTTAACGGATCCCATTATTATATGGGGCAGTGTTGGACTGCTATTGATGTTGGCTGAATTGATCATTCCTGGTGGGATCGTGATTTTACTTGGTGGAGCGTGTTTAATTGTGGCCTTATCTTTAGGGATTGGTTTAGTTGAAGGGATCGCTCAAAGCCTGACGCTTTGGTTTATTGTGTCTATTATTTTTTTGTTAGGTTTTAGGCAGGTGACGCAAAAAATAGTTGGCGGCGACTCTCATGTTGGCAACACAGATGAAGAACTGGATATCTATAACCAAATTGCCTTAGTGAAAGAGGCGATAGGACCTGCTCAGCACCCTGGGCGGATTGAATTTCAGGGAACCGAATGGTCGGCACTTGGTGATGGTAGCGAGATTGCTGTCGGGGCAGAAGTTAGAATTATCTGTCGTGAAAACATTGGCCTGATTGTAGAGCCTATCAAGCATGCTAAATAA
- a CDS encoding outer membrane protein OmpK, with protein MNKKWLLLALLLSQPVIADNRVQWWDISITALHGDNYDLAPSERQTTFTFETAGAWQYGDWFAFQDLTYFNDTNTDNTTYGELSTRLSVTKITNNTLDFGPISDVSLAITLEEGEGPVKSFLYGVGLTITIPYFSYFNLNTYRREALSSNGISDGWQMTPAFRMDFPLGKSTIVLDGFFDWVFSTNNEGYAENFHFNPQLKYDLGTVLFGENNKNKLFVGIEYDYWKNKYGVKDVDQNTYSVIAKYHF; from the coding sequence ATGAACAAAAAATGGCTGTTATTGGCCCTCCTCTTAAGCCAACCTGTCATTGCTGACAATAGAGTTCAATGGTGGGACATCAGTATCACTGCTTTACATGGTGACAATTACGATCTTGCACCCTCTGAGAGACAAACCACATTCACCTTCGAGACAGCAGGAGCATGGCAATATGGCGACTGGTTTGCTTTCCAAGACTTGACCTATTTTAACGACACTAATACTGACAATACGACTTACGGCGAACTATCAACCCGATTAAGTGTCACTAAAATCACAAACAACACCCTGGACTTTGGACCGATTAGCGATGTATCTTTAGCCATCACACTGGAAGAAGGTGAGGGGCCGGTTAAGAGCTTTCTTTATGGTGTGGGCTTAACCATAACGATCCCTTATTTCAGCTACTTCAATCTCAACACTTATCGCCGTGAAGCACTCAGTAGTAATGGTATCAGTGACGGTTGGCAGATGACGCCTGCATTTAGAATGGATTTTCCACTCGGTAAATCAACTATCGTCTTGGATGGTTTTTTTGATTGGGTATTTTCGACAAATAATGAAGGATATGCAGAGAATTTTCACTTTAACCCTCAGCTAAAATATGATCTTGGTACTGTACTGTTTGGTGAAAATAACAAGAATAAACTGTTTGTTGGTATCGAATATGACTACTGGAAGAATAAATATGGTGTTAAAGACGTTGACCAAAATACTTATTCGGTGATCGCTAAATATCACTTTTAA
- the udp gene encoding uridine phosphorylase, translating to MSDVFHLGLTKKMLDGASLAIVPGDPERVKKIAELMDGATFLASHREYTSYLAYIDEKAVVICSTGIGGPSTSIAVEELAQLGVSTFLRIGTTGAIQPHVNVGDVIVTQASVRLDGASLHFAPMEFPAVADFECTTAMVAASREAGLEPHIGITASSDTFYPGQERYDTVSGRVTRQFKGSMQQWQELGVLNYEMESSTLFTMCASQGWRAACVAGVIVNRTQQEIPDEAKMQSTEVSAISIVVAAARKLLV from the coding sequence ATGTCAGATGTATTCCATTTAGGACTGACTAAAAAAATGTTGGACGGAGCCAGTCTAGCTATCGTACCTGGTGATCCAGAGCGAGTAAAAAAAATTGCTGAATTGATGGATGGTGCGACGTTTCTTGCGAGTCATCGTGAATATACCAGTTATCTTGCTTATATTGATGAAAAGGCTGTGGTCATTTGTTCAACAGGGATTGGTGGTCCGTCAACCTCTATTGCGGTTGAAGAGTTGGCTCAACTCGGCGTGAGTACATTTTTACGTATCGGTACGACAGGTGCGATCCAGCCACATGTTAATGTTGGTGATGTTATTGTGACTCAAGCATCAGTTCGTTTAGACGGTGCTAGTCTGCATTTTGCACCTATGGAATTTCCTGCAGTAGCAGACTTTGAATGCACAACAGCGATGGTCGCAGCGAGTCGTGAAGCAGGCCTTGAGCCGCATATTGGTATCACGGCTTCTTCGGATACTTTTTATCCTGGCCAAGAGCGTTATGATACTGTGTCTGGACGAGTAACACGGCAATTTAAGGGATCTATGCAGCAATGGCAGGAGTTAGGTGTGCTTAACTATGAAATGGAGTCTTCAACTCTTTTTACCATGTGTGCCTCACAAGGTTGGCGCGCAGCATGTGTTGCGGGTGTGATCGTTAACCGTACACAGCAAGAAATTCCCGATGAAGCTAAAATGCAGAGCACTGAAGTTAGCGCTATTTCTATCGTGGTGGCAGCGGCAAGAAAATTATTAGTTTAA
- a CDS encoding YdcH family protein — MFPEYRELITKLKTNDAHFLKVFNKHNALDDEIKELELHSSSDLTNKVHALKMKKLHIKEELHAILKSVHQPT; from the coding sequence ATGTTTCCAGAATACCGAGAACTCATTACAAAATTGAAAACAAATGATGCCCATTTTTTGAAAGTTTTCAACAAACATAATGCACTCGATGATGAGATAAAAGAATTAGAGTTACACAGCTCATCAGACTTAACGAATAAAGTTCATGCTCTTAAGATGAAAAAACTACATATAAAAGAAGAACTACACGCCATATTGAAATCTGTACACCAGCCCACTTAA
- a CDS encoding mechanosensitive ion channel family protein — protein sequence MKEDQLELELQQLQGIYTFIYEFLVQYSFQILGAGLIFLLGLWVANKASKIVAAQLKKHHIDITLSNFMSNLLRILIIAMVGIVALGKLGISITPMVAAIGAASLGAGLALQGMLSNYAAGITIIITRPFVVGNTISIKEITGVVQDIFLGMTVLINEEGEQINIPNKHIVGEILHNSFANKLVETHFNISYTSDPDKVINLATEVIKQCTGVNQEQSPLIGINGFNSIGIEINIRYWVPTHTYYQDKYQTNLAIYQALLSANIVFPCPVKEVHIEKQNSG from the coding sequence ATGAAAGAAGATCAATTGGAGTTGGAATTACAACAACTACAAGGAATATACACTTTCATCTATGAATTTTTAGTTCAATATAGCTTCCAAATCTTAGGGGCTGGGTTGATATTTCTACTTGGGCTTTGGGTGGCTAATAAAGCATCAAAAATTGTTGCCGCTCAACTTAAAAAGCATCATATCGACATTACCCTTAGTAACTTCATGTCTAACCTGCTCAGGATCCTAATCATAGCCATGGTTGGGATTGTCGCTTTAGGTAAGCTCGGCATTAGCATTACTCCAATGGTAGCAGCAATCGGTGCAGCATCTTTAGGTGCAGGTTTAGCCTTACAAGGTATGCTTTCAAACTATGCAGCTGGGATCACTATCATTATCACTCGTCCTTTTGTCGTCGGCAATACCATTAGCATCAAAGAAATCACTGGTGTCGTGCAAGATATCTTCCTAGGAATGACGGTGCTTATTAATGAAGAGGGTGAGCAAATTAACATACCAAATAAGCACATAGTCGGTGAGATATTACATAATTCTTTTGCCAATAAACTTGTCGAAACCCATTTCAACATCAGCTATACATCGGATCCAGACAAAGTTATCAACTTAGCAACTGAGGTTATCAAGCAATGCACTGGTGTTAATCAAGAGCAAAGTCCACTTATTGGGATCAATGGCTTTAATAGTATCGGTATTGAAATAAATATCCGTTACTGGGTTCCTACTCATACCTATTATCAAGATAAATACCAGACAAACCTAGCCATCTATCAAGCGTTACTATCAGCTAATATAGTGTTTCCTTGCCCAGTTAAAGAAGTACACATAGAAAAACAAAACTCTGGTTAG
- a CDS encoding outer membrane beta-barrel protein, producing MKKSILAIALMSTISYANAADVDNTWYIGAGAGQNNYESVDATSHLGDDSDLAWNAIIGYQLNKYFAVEAGWQDLGTNDDTHLWSTGIDGSESIDVDGFTLGLVGTLPLSEKWFLTGEAGAYQYHLAHQMSADYYVSTTDTAAYFGAGVGYKITDSLEVSAKYRRFANIDETSWNTADMDAQTVGIQMLYRFGVKPTPVAVVLPAIIEETKPAPRPEPVYETQTEQSSVTVLFGFDSSELSSTATAKLDDVIRVSKLSENDAIVLTGQSDNQGASEYNQKLSETRVKQVEDYLMSHGLEVKSLETQASGDQDSHATTLSERALERRVIINLTGETQVLVP from the coding sequence ATGAAAAAATCAATTCTAGCTATCGCATTAATGAGCACTATCTCATATGCCAATGCCGCTGACGTTGACAACACTTGGTATATAGGTGCAGGTGCGGGGCAAAATAACTACGAATCAGTAGATGCTACCAGTCACCTAGGTGATGATAGCGACTTAGCATGGAACGCAATCATTGGTTATCAGCTGAACAAATATTTCGCAGTAGAAGCTGGTTGGCAAGATCTTGGAACCAATGATGATACTCACCTTTGGAGCACGGGTATTGATGGTTCTGAATCTATTGACGTAGATGGTTTCACACTTGGCTTAGTTGGTACACTGCCGCTAAGTGAGAAATGGTTCCTAACAGGTGAAGCTGGTGCTTATCAGTACCACCTTGCTCACCAGATGAGTGCGGATTATTATGTCAGCACTACTGACACCGCCGCTTACTTTGGTGCCGGTGTTGGTTACAAGATAACCGACTCTTTAGAAGTTTCAGCCAAATATCGTCGTTTCGCTAATATTGATGAGACGAGCTGGAACACTGCTGACATGGACGCACAGACTGTTGGTATCCAAATGCTGTACCGTTTCGGCGTTAAACCGACACCTGTAGCAGTTGTTCTACCTGCAATTATCGAAGAAACTAAACCTGCACCTCGCCCAGAGCCTGTTTATGAAACACAAACAGAGCAAAGTAGCGTAACGGTTCTATTCGGCTTCGATTCTTCAGAACTCAGTAGTACAGCAACTGCTAAGCTAGACGACGTTATTCGTGTCTCTAAGCTCAGTGAAAATGACGCAATTGTGCTGACTGGTCAGTCAGATAATCAAGGTGCTTCTGAATATAACCAAAAACTATCTGAAACACGTGTTAAACAAGTTGAAGACTACCTCATGTCTCACGGTTTAGAAGTTAAGAGCTTAGAAACACAAGCTTCTGGCGATCAAGATTCACACGCTACAACACTTTCAGAGCGTGCTCTAGAGCGTCGTGTTATCATCAATTTAACTGGTGAAACACAAGTACTTGTCCCTTAA
- a CDS encoding LysR family transcriptional regulator has translation MPLEKKIDQLKNCDLNLLVALSVLLKEAHVTKAAKEIGLSQSAMSQVLKRLRLMFEDPLLVKSHNGMTLTSKASAIEQELKPLLNNVISILEGDSFNPTTAQGRIRVMMNDVLAQLCITEVIAELNQHAPGIKLEYITQETDGFTMLRHGYLDLIVGFYDFVPKPIRSKVLSTYPWQLVTLDPSAPEYITKRNEEQGIIAQSPFRLLRYQYQEHNQFYLVNTLKTIKIEETSYALTSVSLNTMTQALTAPHTVTLLPHYAVKVFEHHQAEDFIWFGDTIDLELKVCWNEHNRNLELHTWFRKLLSSILIKQLSDTKL, from the coding sequence ATGCCTTTAGAAAAAAAAATAGACCAACTCAAAAACTGCGATCTCAATCTGTTAGTAGCCTTATCGGTATTGCTTAAAGAGGCTCATGTCACCAAAGCTGCCAAAGAAATCGGCTTATCTCAATCAGCGATGAGTCAAGTACTTAAGCGCTTGCGGCTCATGTTTGAAGACCCATTACTCGTTAAAAGCCACAATGGAATGACCCTTACCAGTAAAGCCAGCGCCATAGAACAGGAATTAAAACCTCTTCTCAACAATGTGATTAGTATATTAGAAGGAGATAGTTTTAATCCAACTACCGCGCAAGGGCGAATTAGAGTCATGATGAATGATGTGCTTGCTCAATTGTGTATCACTGAGGTTATTGCTGAATTAAACCAGCATGCACCTGGCATTAAACTAGAATACATCACCCAAGAAACAGATGGCTTTACCATGCTGAGGCATGGGTACCTTGATCTCATTGTAGGCTTCTATGATTTTGTGCCTAAGCCAATCCGCAGCAAAGTACTGTCAACCTATCCATGGCAACTCGTGACATTAGATCCCAGTGCTCCAGAATACATAACAAAAAGAAATGAGGAACAGGGCATAATAGCACAAAGCCCTTTTAGGCTCTTAAGATACCAATACCAGGAACACAACCAATTCTATTTGGTCAACACCCTTAAAACAATTAAAATAGAAGAGACCTCTTACGCCTTAACATCAGTCTCTTTAAACACTATGACTCAAGCATTGACTGCACCACATACTGTGACATTATTGCCTCACTATGCAGTAAAGGTGTTTGAGCATCATCAAGCAGAAGATTTTATCTGGTTCGGCGATACGATAGATCTAGAGCTAAAAGTCTGTTGGAACGAACATAACCGGAATCTTGAGCTACACACATGGTTCAGAAAGTTACTTTCGTCGATCTTAATAAAACAACTAAGCGATACTAAACTATGA
- a CDS encoding LysR family transcriptional regulator, with the protein MNHSDLKIIQGCDLNLLLSLTVLIEEGSVSKSAERLNISQPAMSQNLKQIRNLFEKPLFVKHGQGIKATEKALSLLPRLQEWLEMSSRLILQKTFDPKEVNGVIRIAFIDSMTAEIVPQMLEVFMLEAPNVELEFLHKPNNMFSMLESGELDLCIGGTELPPANIHGRHIRLERFCIASSPDHPINQLTEPTLTDIFSFDTAEYSVSSAAEYQITQLAQTNNLTRKVSFSTNSMLVLRHGLLAGKHIAFMPDTIINSPYWQEKLAIINHEELPQVKSTLYWHARVHQDPLVQWFKKKYLLLTHA; encoded by the coding sequence ATGAACCACTCAGATCTAAAAATAATTCAAGGGTGTGATCTTAACTTACTATTAAGTTTGACAGTATTAATTGAAGAAGGAAGTGTTTCCAAAAGTGCAGAACGCCTCAATATCTCTCAACCAGCGATGAGTCAAAACTTAAAGCAGATACGTAATTTGTTTGAAAAACCTTTATTTGTAAAGCATGGGCAAGGTATAAAAGCCACTGAAAAAGCGCTATCTCTGCTACCTAGATTGCAAGAATGGCTTGAAATGAGTAGTCGGTTAATTTTGCAAAAAACCTTCGACCCAAAAGAAGTAAATGGGGTTATTCGCATTGCCTTTATCGATAGTATGACAGCTGAAATAGTACCTCAAATGCTTGAAGTCTTTATGCTAGAAGCCCCAAATGTTGAATTGGAATTTTTGCATAAACCTAATAACATGTTTTCAATGCTAGAGTCGGGAGAATTAGATCTTTGTATCGGGGGGACTGAATTACCCCCTGCCAATATTCATGGTCGGCATATTCGTCTTGAAAGATTCTGTATCGCATCCAGTCCAGATCATCCTATTAATCAACTGACAGAGCCTACCCTAACTGACATATTTAGTTTTGACACAGCTGAATATTCAGTATCTAGTGCCGCTGAGTATCAAATAACCCAATTAGCACAAACAAATAATTTAACGCGAAAAGTCAGTTTTTCAACCAATTCGATGCTCGTACTTCGTCATGGATTATTAGCAGGAAAACATATTGCTTTTATGCCTGACACAATCATTAATAGCCCTTACTGGCAAGAAAAACTAGCCATCATAAACCATGAAGAATTACCACAAGTAAAGAGTACGCTATATTGGCATGCAAGAGTTCATCAAGATCCTTTAGTCCAATGGTTTAAAAAAAAATACCTCCTATTAACCCATGCGTAA
- a CDS encoding YebC/PmpR family DNA-binding transcriptional regulator, with protein sequence MGRAYQNKKESMAKTAGQKTRIYSRYGKEIYVCAKNGGFDPDGNLSLRHMIAKAKKDQVPAHVIERAIEKARGGGGEDYETARYEGFGPGGIMVIVDCLTDNVKRTFTEVRQAFVKNAAKLGGPGTVGHMFEHQAVFVFKGNNEEEVLEMLMMADVDVTDVELEDGMINVYAPHTEFYKTKTALTEALADTEFVVEEITFVPQTMADLSDPEEVAQFEQFIAALEDCDDVQNVYHNAELAEE encoded by the coding sequence ATGGGAAGAGCATACCAAAACAAAAAAGAATCTATGGCCAAGACGGCTGGACAGAAGACGAGAATATACTCTCGCTATGGTAAAGAGATCTATGTCTGCGCTAAAAATGGTGGTTTTGACCCTGACGGTAACCTTTCGCTGCGTCATATGATTGCTAAAGCTAAGAAAGATCAAGTTCCAGCGCATGTCATTGAGCGAGCAATTGAGAAAGCCAGAGGAGGAGGAGGAGAAGATTATGAAACTGCGCGTTATGAAGGTTTCGGTCCTGGTGGCATCATGGTTATTGTCGATTGCTTAACTGACAATGTTAAGCGTACTTTTACTGAGGTGCGCCAAGCATTTGTTAAAAATGCTGCTAAGTTGGGGGGGCCTGGCACTGTTGGTCATATGTTTGAGCATCAAGCTGTTTTTGTTTTTAAAGGTAATAATGAAGAAGAAGTATTAGAGATGTTGATGATGGCCGATGTCGATGTGACTGATGTCGAACTTGAAGATGGCATGATCAATGTTTACGCACCACATACTGAATTTTATAAGACGAAGACAGCATTAACTGAAGCATTGGCAGATACAGAGTTTGTTGTTGAAGAAATTACTTTTGTTCCTCAGACGATGGCAGATTTGAGCGATCCTGAAGAAGTGGCTCAATTTGAGCAATTTATTGCAGCTTTAGAAGATTGTGATGATGTACAAAATGTGTACCATAACGCCGAACTTGCTGAAGAGTGA
- a CDS encoding TAXI family TRAP transporter solute-binding subunit, with product MSKKSILIAAALSTMAITSLVQAQEFLTIGTGGVTGIYYPTGGGICRLVNQNNTEHDMRCSVESTGGSVYNINTLRAGELEFGIAQSDQQYNAIKGTGAFANTEPYDDLRSVFSIYTEAFTVVARKDANITTFNDLKGKRVNIGEPGSGQRATIEAIMDTKGWTRSDFRLASELKASEQAQALCDNKIDVMVYFVGHPNGAVQEATTSCDTTVVSVNDKDVKEMVKSTPYFVSYEIPGGMYTGNDKPVMTIGAKATLVSSAKVSEKSVYWTVKSVFDNFDKFRRLHPSFANLTKADMLEGNTAPLHPGAEKYFKEAGLIK from the coding sequence ATGTCTAAGAAATCCATATTAATTGCTGCAGCATTATCGACGATGGCAATCACTTCTCTTGTCCAAGCTCAAGAATTTTTAACCATAGGAACAGGTGGAGTGACAGGGATCTATTACCCTACTGGTGGTGGTATTTGCCGTTTGGTTAACCAAAATAACACCGAACACGATATGCGCTGCTCGGTTGAGAGTACCGGTGGGTCTGTATACAACATCAACACCTTAAGAGCGGGTGAGCTTGAATTCGGTATTGCTCAGTCAGATCAACAATACAATGCAATTAAAGGAACAGGTGCTTTTGCTAATACAGAACCCTATGATGATCTGCGTTCAGTTTTTTCAATTTATACCGAAGCATTCACTGTTGTCGCTCGTAAAGATGCCAACATCACCACGTTTAACGATCTAAAAGGCAAACGTGTCAATATCGGTGAGCCAGGTTCTGGTCAGCGTGCCACAATTGAAGCCATCATGGATACCAAAGGCTGGACGCGTAGCGACTTTCGTCTAGCATCAGAGCTAAAGGCCTCTGAACAAGCTCAAGCACTGTGTGATAATAAGATAGATGTGATGGTCTATTTTGTTGGCCATCCAAATGGTGCCGTTCAGGAAGCAACTACATCTTGTGACACGACAGTCGTGAGCGTTAACGACAAAGATGTGAAAGAAATGGTGAAATCAACTCCTTACTTTGTCTCTTATGAAATTCCAGGTGGCATGTACACTGGTAACGACAAACCGGTCATGACTATTGGTGCTAAAGCAACACTGGTTTCAAGTGCTAAAGTTTCAGAGAAATCTGTTTACTGGACGGTTAAGTCTGTGTTTGATAACTTCGATAAATTCCGTCGTCTACACCCTAGTTTTGCTAACCTGACTAAAGCAGATATGCTAGAAGGTAACACGGCTCCACTTCATCCCGGTGCCGAGAAATACTTTAAAGAAGCTGGCTTAATTAAATAA
- a CDS encoding TRAP transporter permease, which produces MQKTQEQETLAEMATSNDSGSRQLTGFAGKLVTGIALLWALFQLWYASPLPFILNFGIINDTQARVIHLAFAIFLAFTAFPAFKSSKNTSVPILDWLFALLGAAATLYLFFFYEQLSTRPGAPIPMDIYVAVVGMVLLLEATRRALGPPLMIVAGFFLIYIFAGPYMPEVISHRGASLSKAASHLWITTEGVFGIALGVSTSFVFLFVLFGALLEKAGAGNYFIKMAFSLLGHMRGGPAKAAVLASGMTGLISGSSIANVVTTGTFTIPLMKRMGFPAHKAGAVEVASSCYGQIMPPIMGAAAFLMVEYVGIPYVDVIKHAFIPAIAAYLTFLYIMDLEALKANLKGIERTDPPAPWKIRLLRSGITISSLIILAGVVYYALNMIKSMTGDAAVWIISVATLITYVFLISRSAKYPDLDIDDPNCTTPVLPQFEPTVKSGLHFLLPVITLVWCLMVEKLSPGLSAFYSTIFMIFILLSQRPLFSFFRGQEHGFADIKAGYKDLLDGLETGARNMIGIGVATAAAGVVVGAVTLTGLGPVMTELVEVMSGGSLGLMLVLIAVISLILGMGLPTTANYIVVSSLMAPVVISLGAQHGLIVPLIAVHLFVFYFGIMADITPPVGLAAFAASAISKADPIKTGIQAFKYAMLTAVLPFMFIFNTDIILVGIDSIWQMIFIFTYTLIAMCLFASAVQGYFLTFNKRYESALLLLVAFSLVRPDFWISQIQPEFIDHPGTDITQVIETLKTDEPLRLVMGYETYKGESKQRVIMLALPPADTAQQRLDNAGLLLIQNDKNQTVVDMVTFASNAQKAGLDFDQQILAVQQTNDRIAKEWIFIPSLMLAGFVFWRQRKRRTAKSQFNK; this is translated from the coding sequence ATGCAAAAAACACAAGAGCAAGAGACATTGGCTGAAATGGCCACAAGCAATGACTCTGGATCTAGACAGTTGACGGGATTTGCTGGCAAACTGGTCACCGGTATCGCCTTATTATGGGCGTTATTTCAGCTATGGTATGCTTCACCACTACCATTTATTCTTAACTTCGGCATTATTAATGACACTCAAGCACGGGTAATTCACTTAGCTTTTGCTATATTCCTTGCTTTCACTGCATTCCCGGCGTTTAAATCGTCAAAAAACACCAGCGTGCCTATCCTAGATTGGCTATTTGCCTTGCTAGGTGCAGCAGCCACACTTTATCTATTCTTTTTTTACGAGCAACTATCGACCAGACCTGGCGCACCAATCCCCATGGATATCTATGTCGCTGTCGTAGGCATGGTACTGTTGCTTGAGGCAACTAGGCGTGCTTTAGGTCCGCCATTGATGATTGTCGCAGGCTTTTTTCTAATCTATATCTTTGCAGGCCCCTACATGCCTGAAGTGATTTCCCATCGTGGCGCATCACTGTCAAAGGCCGCTAGCCATCTCTGGATCACCACTGAAGGGGTATTTGGTATCGCCTTAGGCGTATCAACCAGTTTCGTATTCTTATTCGTTCTCTTTGGGGCGTTATTAGAAAAAGCTGGAGCAGGTAATTACTTTATAAAAATGGCATTCTCCCTCTTAGGCCACATGCGTGGTGGGCCAGCAAAAGCTGCCGTTCTCGCATCAGGTATGACTGGGCTTATCTCTGGTTCCTCGATTGCTAATGTTGTCACAACAGGGACATTTACTATCCCATTGATGAAACGGATGGGATTTCCTGCCCACAAGGCAGGGGCTGTCGAAGTTGCTTCATCTTGTTACGGACAGATCATGCCTCCAATAATGGGGGCAGCTGCATTTTTAATGGTCGAGTATGTGGGGATCCCTTATGTTGATGTGATCAAGCATGCCTTCATTCCTGCCATTGCAGCCTATTTAACTTTCCTTTACATAATGGATCTTGAAGCGTTGAAAGCTAACCTCAAGGGCATAGAGCGTACCGACCCCCCTGCACCATGGAAAATCAGATTACTGCGTTCTGGTATTACTATATCAAGCCTGATTATTCTGGCTGGTGTGGTTTACTACGCACTTAACATGATTAAGAGTATGACAGGAGATGCTGCTGTTTGGATTATCTCTGTTGCGACTCTAATAACCTATGTTTTCTTGATATCTCGCAGTGCTAAATATCCAGATTTAGACATTGATGATCCAAACTGCACCACCCCCGTGCTACCACAATTTGAACCGACGGTAAAATCAGGACTCCATTTCCTATTGCCTGTGATCACATTAGTCTGGTGCCTAATGGTTGAGAAACTATCCCCCGGTTTGTCGGCTTTTTATTCCACTATATTTATGATCTTTATTCTCCTGTCACAACGTCCATTATTCAGTTTCTTTAGAGGACAAGAACATGGGTTTGCTGATATCAAAGCAGGTTACAAAGATCTACTTGATGGTTTAGAAACTGGTGCAAGAAACATGATTGGCATAGGTGTGGCTACTGCTGCCGCTGGTGTCGTTGTCGGTGCTGTCACTTTGACAGGGCTTGGTCCTGTCATGACGGAACTGGTAGAAGTAATGTCTGGTGGTAGCTTAGGGTTAATGTTAGTCCTTATCGCCGTCATTAGCTTGATCTTAGGCATGGGATTACCAACAACAGCTAATTACATTGTTGTCTCCAGTTTAATGGCACCTGTGGTGATAAGCCTAGGCGCACAACATGGATTGATCGTTCCACTTATTGCTGTTCATCTATTTGTGTTTTATTTTGGCATCATGGCCGATATAACGCCACCTGTAGGTTTAGCGGCATTTGCGGCATCGGCAATTTCAAAAGCCGATCCAATCAAAACCGGGATTCAAGCATTTAAATATGCCATGTTAACGGCTGTACTGCCTTTTATGTTTATCTTCAATACCGACATTATCTTAGTTGGCATCGATAGCATTTGGCAGATGATATTTATCTTTACTTATACCCTTATCGCCATGTGTTTATTCGCATCAGCCGTACAAGGATATTTCTTGACGTTCAATAAACGTTATGAGTCAGCTTTACTTCTTCTCGTGGCCTTTAGCTTGGTACGCCCAGACTTCTGGATTAGTCAGATCCAGCCTGAGTTTATCGACCATCCAGGTACTGATATCACTCAGGTGATTGAGACACTTAAAACAGATGAACCTTTACGCCTAGTCATGGGCTATGAAACCTATAAAGGTGAAAGTAAGCAACGCGTTATTATGCTGGCTCTACCACCAGCAGATACAGCCCAACAACGGCTAGATAATGCTGGCTTACTCTTGATACAAAATGATAAAAATCAGACCGTTGTCGACATGGTTACTTTTGCTAGTAATGCACAAAAAGCAGGTCTAGATTTTGACCAGCAGATCCTCGCTGTTCAGCAAACAAATGACCGCATTGCTAAAGAATGGATTTTTATTCCTTCATTAATGCTTGCTGGCTTCGTTTTCTGGCGTCAACGTAAGCGTAGAACTGCAAAGTCACAATTCAATAAGTAA